A region of Pyxidicoccus parkwaysis DNA encodes the following proteins:
- a CDS encoding outer membrane protein assembly factor BamB family protein — MTRIRIGQRWKREPATSPLDSIALELDGVDLLSGAVEESLAEVVPALVRSVAAIYGGRQRLAQVSLPEAHLELVLRRVGPEVELLVASLARPARLLRPPVRVEVEELVEAVREGAERFLTDVTRVAPKPLSASLAQALGEPLKALRRPARPPEEPRDRPSTKRVEPQEVPGFGFELRDVGVPAGRAGERGTAGMLAPLLAGGEVWLSLPGKPEAWRVPGPPFLAVLELSRQAVELARAVELGEERFELAPAGARPVLLLDIQAGKAKPGRTGTPFPLDAKVLAGALFHLGESLAAAFAEADRSQVGNPYLVELAERCREGLSHLRGAVQPPEAQGAAREKKARAARGTSKPLKVPGRLRRLRFDKLWEKRGLSDAEEAKLLLGRHGPVYCAPQLASAFSRKDGAQLWRRAAPLGVAASADGHAVAADMTRVYGFTGRGAGARWLHDHDGIPLGPLLLRKDGLLLTLSEDRTVVAFAEATGREVWRLAPPRTQRSWLSTQGHRALVGTDSGYLYGLDLTDGQVRYRMRAPMPFHCPPVAWGRRFLSMLGRGSHWVVLLADAHTGETVWTHEPDLVHPSVPLPVGTRVFLAGERERDGVLLCLDSKGKRVWERPLNLGPGPYALSPLPRAVVVTSPSGAAARVAANGTVDWRVGAAGEPLIRALPARTARGVTLVPGERVRAVDPRGGQVLAEVRVGVGLVALQADVRLNLYFLDDAGTLSAYRLASHFTVVE, encoded by the coding sequence ATGACTCGCATACGCATCGGACAGCGTTGGAAACGCGAACCCGCGACTTCCCCGCTCGATTCCATCGCACTGGAATTGGACGGGGTGGACCTGCTGTCCGGGGCCGTGGAGGAATCCTTAGCAGAAGTAGTGCCCGCCCTGGTGCGTTCAGTTGCGGCCATCTACGGGGGACGGCAGCGGTTGGCCCAGGTTTCCCTGCCCGAGGCCCACCTGGAGCTGGTGCTGCGCCGTGTAGGTCCCGAGGTGGAGTTGCTGGTGGCGAGCCTCGCCCGCCCGGCCCGGCTGCTGCGGCCGCCGGTGCGCGTGGAGGTGGAGGAACTGGTGGAGGCCGTGCGCGAGGGCGCCGAGCGCTTCCTCACGGACGTCACCCGGGTGGCCCCGAAGCCCCTCTCCGCTTCACTGGCCCAGGCGCTGGGTGAGCCACTGAAGGCCCTGCGCCGCCCCGCCCGTCCACCCGAGGAGCCCCGCGACAGGCCGTCCACGAAGCGCGTGGAGCCGCAGGAGGTGCCCGGCTTCGGCTTCGAGCTGCGCGATGTGGGTGTGCCCGCCGGCCGTGCGGGTGAGCGGGGCACCGCCGGCATGCTGGCGCCGCTGCTGGCCGGAGGCGAGGTCTGGCTGTCCCTGCCGGGCAAGCCCGAGGCCTGGCGGGTGCCGGGGCCCCCGTTCCTCGCGGTGCTGGAGCTGTCGCGCCAGGCGGTGGAGCTGGCCCGCGCGGTGGAGCTGGGCGAGGAGCGCTTCGAGCTGGCTCCCGCGGGCGCGAGGCCGGTGCTGCTCCTGGACATCCAGGCCGGCAAGGCGAAGCCCGGGCGCACCGGCACACCCTTCCCGCTCGACGCGAAGGTGCTCGCGGGCGCCCTCTTCCACCTGGGCGAGTCCCTGGCCGCGGCCTTCGCGGAGGCGGACCGCTCCCAGGTGGGCAACCCCTATCTGGTGGAGCTGGCGGAGCGCTGCCGGGAAGGCCTGTCGCACCTGCGCGGCGCGGTGCAGCCTCCCGAGGCGCAGGGCGCCGCCCGCGAGAAGAAGGCGCGCGCGGCCCGCGGCACGTCGAAGCCGCTGAAGGTGCCCGGACGCCTGCGCCGGCTGCGCTTCGACAAGCTGTGGGAGAAGCGCGGGCTGTCGGACGCCGAGGAGGCGAAGCTGCTGCTGGGCCGGCACGGGCCGGTGTACTGCGCGCCGCAGCTCGCGTCGGCCTTCTCGCGCAAGGACGGAGCGCAGCTGTGGAGGCGCGCGGCGCCGCTGGGTGTGGCGGCCTCCGCGGACGGCCACGCGGTGGCGGCGGACATGACGCGCGTGTACGGCTTCACCGGCCGGGGCGCGGGCGCGCGCTGGCTGCATGACCACGACGGTATTCCCCTGGGCCCGCTGCTCTTGCGCAAGGACGGGCTGCTGCTCACCCTCTCCGAGGACCGCACCGTCGTCGCCTTCGCCGAGGCCACCGGCCGCGAGGTGTGGCGCCTCGCCCCGCCGCGCACGCAGCGAAGCTGGCTGTCCACGCAGGGCCACCGCGCGCTGGTGGGCACCGACTCGGGCTACCTCTACGGCCTGGACCTCACGGACGGCCAGGTGCGCTACCGGATGCGAGCGCCCATGCCCTTCCACTGCCCGCCGGTGGCGTGGGGCCGGCGCTTCCTGTCCATGCTGGGGCGCGGCTCGCACTGGGTGGTGCTGCTCGCGGACGCGCACACGGGAGAGACCGTGTGGACGCACGAGCCGGACCTCGTGCACCCCTCCGTGCCGCTGCCGGTGGGCACGCGCGTGTTCCTCGCCGGAGAGCGCGAGCGCGATGGCGTCCTCCTGTGCCTGGACTCCAAGGGCAAGCGCGTCTGGGAGCGGCCGCTGAACCTGGGGCCGGGGCCGTACGCGCTGTCACCGCTGCCTCGCGCGGTGGTGGTGACGAGCCCCTCCGGCGCCGCCGCGCGCGTGGCCGCCAACGGCACGGTGGACTGGCGCGTGGGCGCCGCGGGCGAGCCGCTCATCCGCGCGCTCCCGGCCCGCACCGCGCGGGGCGTGACGCTGGTGCCGGGCGAGCGCGTGCGGGCGGTGGACCCTCGCGGCGGGCAGGTGCTCGCGGAGGTCCGGGTGGGCGTGGGGCTCGTCGCGCTCCAGGCGGACGTGCGCCTCAACCTCTACTTCCTCGACGACGCCGGCACGCTGTCCGCGTACCGGCTGGCATCGCACTTCACCGTGGTGGAGTAG
- a CDS encoding HTH domain-containing protein, which produces MTFYEAALRVLESEGRPLHFLEITEKSIQQSLLSHVGKTPEVTMLSRLAAMARRTRDRKVIVTAKDTFALVDWSIPEDAEALAQTGVIEPHPEEDLPPMRPAERHPEPRMDNVRVAGRGSERKRRRDEEEERGGRRKRFPPLPEVVFEILSEAEIALRTEHIIERARGKELCGEETTVEAVLTALLEDNQRRIDAGRRPQYSFNKDSGEVTLERAGAPSEAPPLELQAAFAQALGIPLEAGRPVLGKPAAAAAAEPAVDATLLTTLRTTLKDARRAVARGLRKRLGELDVGTFEKSVVKMMHGLGFRELKVAKRSKEGPLLTARKREGSVELRYAVRMLKGAPAIDRKTVQELRRDLGHYSAQVGLLVSAGDVRGDARTEAQASGSLVMLWCGDALGEKFLEAETAVTVTRVELYEVDEKFFEAAKLDAEEAQKRREERQREKQARGEGEEASAEAPTERPREKRRREREAREAREAEATSEGAEAAEAAPAAEATPFAAPPAAPVQQAGEDEEGDEDEEGDDEDLEAATAFVGGARPEGAAEGGEAGQGERKRRRRRRRGRRGRGNRAGEAGAAPGATPPAEGAAAATPAEGAAAATPGTEGAATATPGTEAAAAGVGVTSAEGATAAPAAESTTAAAGEGAATAAPPAEATTPAPSGEATAAASGEATASETGAAAPSTVESPTATESQEVRDAAERRDTPPDSSGSQS; this is translated from the coding sequence ATGACATTCTACGAGGCCGCGCTCCGTGTCCTGGAGAGCGAAGGACGTCCCCTCCATTTTCTCGAAATCACTGAGAAGTCCATCCAGCAGAGCCTGCTTTCCCACGTGGGCAAGACGCCTGAGGTGACGATGCTGTCGCGCCTCGCTGCCATGGCGCGCCGCACGCGGGACCGCAAGGTGATTGTCACGGCGAAGGACACCTTCGCGCTGGTGGACTGGTCGATTCCCGAGGATGCGGAGGCCCTGGCACAGACTGGCGTAATCGAGCCGCATCCGGAAGAGGACCTGCCGCCGATGCGTCCGGCGGAGCGCCACCCGGAGCCCCGCATGGACAACGTGCGGGTGGCCGGCCGAGGGAGCGAGCGCAAGCGCCGCCGCGACGAGGAGGAGGAGCGGGGTGGACGCCGCAAGCGCTTCCCGCCGCTGCCCGAGGTGGTGTTCGAAATCCTCAGCGAGGCGGAAATCGCGCTGCGCACCGAGCACATCATCGAGCGTGCCCGGGGCAAGGAGCTGTGCGGCGAGGAGACGACGGTGGAGGCGGTGCTCACCGCCCTGCTGGAGGACAACCAGCGCCGCATCGACGCGGGCCGCCGCCCGCAGTACTCGTTCAACAAGGACTCCGGCGAGGTGACGCTGGAGCGCGCCGGTGCGCCGAGCGAGGCCCCGCCGCTGGAGCTGCAGGCCGCCTTCGCGCAGGCGCTGGGCATTCCGCTGGAGGCGGGCCGTCCGGTGCTGGGCAAGCCCGCTGCCGCGGCCGCCGCGGAGCCGGCGGTGGACGCCACGCTGCTCACCACGCTGCGCACCACGCTCAAGGACGCGCGCCGCGCCGTGGCGCGCGGGCTGCGCAAGCGCCTGGGCGAGCTGGACGTGGGGACGTTCGAGAAGTCCGTCGTGAAGATGATGCACGGGCTGGGCTTCCGCGAGCTGAAGGTGGCGAAGCGGTCCAAGGAAGGCCCCTTGCTCACGGCGCGCAAGCGCGAGGGCAGCGTGGAGCTGCGCTACGCGGTGCGGATGCTGAAGGGCGCGCCCGCCATCGACCGGAAGACGGTGCAGGAGCTGCGGCGGGATTTGGGCCACTACTCGGCGCAGGTGGGCCTGCTGGTGAGCGCGGGCGACGTGCGCGGAGATGCGCGCACCGAGGCGCAGGCCAGCGGCTCGCTGGTGATGCTCTGGTGCGGTGACGCGCTGGGCGAGAAGTTCCTCGAGGCGGAGACGGCCGTCACCGTCACGCGCGTGGAGCTGTACGAGGTCGACGAGAAGTTCTTCGAGGCCGCGAAGCTGGATGCCGAGGAGGCCCAGAAGCGCCGCGAGGAGCGTCAGCGCGAGAAGCAGGCCCGGGGCGAGGGCGAGGAGGCTTCCGCGGAGGCCCCCACCGAGCGCCCGCGCGAGAAGCGTCGCCGCGAGCGTGAGGCCCGCGAGGCCCGCGAGGCGGAGGCGACGTCCGAGGGGGCCGAGGCCGCCGAGGCCGCGCCCGCCGCCGAGGCCACGCCGTTCGCCGCTCCGCCGGCCGCGCCCGTGCAGCAGGCGGGCGAGGACGAGGAGGGTGACGAGGACGAGGAGGGCGACGACGAGGACCTGGAGGCCGCGACGGCCTTCGTTGGTGGGGCCCGTCCGGAGGGCGCCGCCGAGGGTGGCGAGGCCGGCCAGGGCGAGCGCAAGCGCCGCCGCCGTCGTCGTCGCGGTCGCCGCGGCCGTGGCAACCGCGCCGGTGAGGCCGGGGCCGCGCCGGGAGCAACGCCTCCGGCCGAGGGCGCCGCCGCCGCGACTCCGGCCGAGGGTGCCGCTGCCGCGACTCCGGGGACGGAGGGCGCCGCCACCGCGACGCCTGGCACCGAAGCCGCTGCTGCTGGCGTGGGTGTGACTTCCGCCGAAGGGGCCACTGCGGCGCCTGCCGCCGAGTCCACCACCGCTGCGGCTGGAGAGGGGGCTGCTACCGCCGCTCCTCCGGCCGAGGCCACGACTCCGGCTCCGTCGGGCGAGGCGACCGCTGCCGCTTCGGGCGAGGCCACGGCCTCCGAGACTGGCGCTGCGGCACCCTCGACTGTCGAGTCGCCGACTGCCACCGAGTCGCAGGAGGTGCGAGACGCGGCCGAGCGTCGGGACACGCCTCCGGACTCCTCCGGCAGCCAGAGCTGA
- a CDS encoding HEAT repeat domain-containing protein, with amino-acid sequence MKPALVLASCVVLFGACRSQAPRYPVAPVEVSGSTVKDNALLGLAPEGVATLLTEALKASGRFEPQPEDTPREKRPWRLTLDVPFTREVLKDGDPRSYAEVGGSLTLERFGGDLPQQYEVVGLGEAPVEEDTPAGRQKAMRVALESVLRQVTSSAVLQLAALDRSDEALVQDLRADDPPTRSVALRTLAERHHPAAAPLLIDQLKDATDADALRKTMGTLVEMKARSAVPVLIDLARGKDFGFVQEIVFAVGEIGGPEAEAYLYTVAQGHDVPAVQAAAQQALDTLYASRKHATAEARGTGHAD; translated from the coding sequence ATGAAGCCGGCCCTGGTGCTCGCATCCTGCGTCGTCCTCTTCGGTGCCTGCCGTTCGCAGGCGCCGCGCTATCCGGTGGCGCCGGTGGAGGTCTCCGGCAGCACCGTGAAGGACAACGCCCTCCTGGGACTCGCCCCCGAAGGTGTGGCGACGCTCCTCACCGAGGCCCTGAAGGCCTCCGGGCGCTTCGAGCCCCAGCCCGAGGACACCCCTCGCGAGAAGCGCCCCTGGCGCCTGACGCTGGACGTGCCCTTCACCCGCGAGGTGCTGAAGGACGGAGACCCGCGCAGCTACGCCGAGGTCGGCGGCAGCCTCACGCTGGAGCGCTTCGGCGGCGACCTCCCGCAGCAATACGAGGTGGTCGGCCTGGGCGAGGCCCCCGTCGAGGAGGACACGCCCGCGGGGCGCCAGAAGGCCATGCGCGTGGCGCTCGAGAGCGTGCTGCGCCAGGTGACGAGCTCCGCCGTGCTGCAGCTCGCCGCGCTGGACCGCTCCGACGAGGCGCTGGTGCAGGACCTCCGCGCGGATGACCCGCCCACCCGGAGTGTCGCCCTGCGCACGCTGGCGGAGCGCCACCACCCGGCCGCCGCTCCGCTGCTCATCGACCAGTTGAAGGACGCCACCGACGCGGACGCCCTGCGGAAGACCATGGGCACGCTGGTGGAGATGAAGGCCCGCTCCGCGGTGCCCGTGCTCATCGACCTGGCGCGGGGCAAGGACTTCGGCTTCGTGCAGGAAATCGTCTTCGCCGTGGGCGAGATTGGCGGCCCGGAGGCGGAGGCGTACCTCTACACGGTGGCCCAGGGCCACGACGTGCCCGCCGTGCAGGCCGCGGCGCAGCAGGCGTTGGACACGCTCTACGCTTCGCGCAAGCATGCGACGGCGGAGGCGCGTGGCACGGGTCACGCGGACTGA
- a CDS encoding biotin--[acetyl-CoA-carboxylase] ligase, whose translation MPVDSTEQTQEELILGFLSESGSDFTSGEALSGKLGLSRTAVWKRVEALRTKGYRIEAVSARGYRLLEVPDRLTSLELAPLLTTHDLGRTVHHHDSVGSTNELAFRLAQDGAEHGEVVVAEQQTAGKGRRGRAWVSPPGLNLYFSAILRPELPPQRAPELTLVAAVALAETLREWKTEAAIKWPNDVHLDGRKVAGILTELSAEPERVHFVIVGIGINLNSRAEHFPEELRETATSLFLASGQRVPRARFAAALWGRMEEWLDRYLDEGFDPVRARWKALSSTLGQDVLVRTDRQELRGRAEDIDPSGALLVRTEGGSLERVLAGDVEQLRPRKPARPR comes from the coding sequence GTGCCTGTCGATTCGACCGAGCAGACGCAGGAGGAGCTCATCCTGGGCTTCCTCTCCGAGAGCGGCAGCGACTTCACCTCTGGGGAAGCGCTGTCCGGCAAGCTGGGCCTGTCCCGCACCGCCGTGTGGAAGCGCGTGGAGGCGCTGCGCACCAAGGGCTACCGAATCGAAGCGGTGTCCGCCCGCGGCTACCGCCTGCTGGAGGTGCCGGACCGGCTCACCTCGCTGGAGCTGGCCCCGCTGCTGACCACCCATGATTTGGGCCGCACCGTGCACCACCACGACTCGGTGGGCTCCACCAACGAGCTGGCCTTCCGGCTGGCGCAGGACGGCGCCGAGCACGGCGAGGTGGTGGTGGCCGAGCAGCAGACGGCCGGCAAGGGCCGCCGGGGCCGCGCGTGGGTGTCACCGCCGGGCCTCAACCTGTACTTCTCCGCCATCCTCCGCCCGGAATTGCCGCCGCAGCGCGCCCCGGAGCTGACGCTGGTGGCCGCCGTGGCGCTGGCGGAGACGCTGCGCGAGTGGAAGACGGAGGCCGCCATCAAGTGGCCCAACGACGTCCACCTCGACGGCCGCAAGGTGGCGGGCATCCTCACGGAGCTGTCCGCCGAGCCCGAGCGCGTGCACTTCGTCATCGTCGGCATCGGCATCAACCTCAACTCCCGGGCCGAGCACTTCCCCGAGGAGCTGCGCGAGACGGCCACCTCCCTGTTCCTCGCCAGCGGCCAGCGCGTCCCCCGGGCCCGCTTCGCCGCCGCCCTCTGGGGGCGGATGGAGGAGTGGCTGGACCGGTACCTCGACGAGGGCTTCGACCCGGTGCGCGCCCGCTGGAAGGCGCTGTCCTCCACGCTGGGCCAGGACGTGCTGGTGCGCACGGACCGGCAGGAATTGCGCGGGCGGGCCGAGGACATCGACCCGTCCGGCGCACTGCTGGTGCGGACGGAAGGGGGCTCGCTCGAGCGGGTGCTCGCGGGCGATGTGGAGCAGCTCCGCCCCCGCAAGCCCGCCCGCCCCCGGTAG
- a CDS encoding type III pantothenate kinase, translating into MLLAIDVGNTNTVLGVFEGRRLLDHWRVETSTRRTSDEYGILVRQLFTHSGIDPAKVTAVVVSSVVPPLQFNLEKMSERYFRTRPMFVGPGVKTGMPILYDNPREVGADRIVNAVSAYEKHHSGIIVVDFGTATTFDAVSPKGEYLGGAICPGINIAMEALFQNASKLPRVEFARPPHVIGRNTVHSIQSGLVFGYVGLVDGICARMQADLGFPVRVVATGGLAPLVASESKAIHEVDEFLTLEGLRIIYGRNHAS; encoded by the coding sequence ATGCTCCTGGCCATCGACGTTGGCAATACCAACACCGTCCTGGGGGTCTTCGAGGGCCGGCGCCTCCTGGACCACTGGCGCGTGGAGACGAGCACCCGCCGCACCTCGGACGAGTACGGCATCCTCGTCCGCCAGCTCTTCACGCACAGCGGCATCGACCCGGCGAAGGTGACGGCCGTGGTGGTGTCCAGCGTGGTGCCGCCGCTCCAGTTCAACCTGGAGAAGATGAGCGAGCGCTACTTCCGCACGCGCCCCATGTTCGTCGGGCCCGGCGTGAAGACGGGCATGCCCATCCTCTACGACAACCCCCGCGAGGTGGGCGCGGACCGCATCGTCAACGCGGTGTCCGCCTACGAGAAGCACCACTCGGGCATCATCGTCGTGGACTTCGGCACCGCCACGACGTTCGACGCCGTGTCTCCCAAGGGAGAGTACCTCGGCGGCGCCATCTGCCCCGGCATCAACATCGCCATGGAGGCCCTGTTCCAGAATGCCTCCAAGCTGCCGCGCGTGGAGTTCGCGCGGCCGCCGCACGTCATCGGCCGCAACACCGTGCACTCCATCCAGTCCGGCCTCGTGTTCGGCTACGTGGGCCTGGTGGACGGAATCTGCGCGCGCATGCAGGCGGACCTGGGCTTCCCGGTGCGCGTCGTCGCCACCGGAGGCCTGGCGCCGCTCGTGGCCAGCGAGTCCAAGGCCATCCACGAGGTGGACGAGTTCCTCACGCTCGAGGGCCTGCGCATCATCTACGGAAGGAATCACGCGTCATGA